In a genomic window of Nitrospirae bacterium CG2_30_53_67:
- a CDS encoding signal peptidase I, with protein sequence MDNVMPNKKEQETEKIQAGKKSFWRENFEAILIALVLALFIRTFVVQAFKIPSGSMLETLQIGDHILVNKFIYGIHVPFTNVSFLHFYKPERGDIIVFKYPKDEKRDFIKRVVGVSGDTVEVRDKIVYVNGERLRDEDFVAHRDSVMIPGPRDNFGPVTVPQGCYFMMGDNRDGSYDSRFWGYVKEEEILGKALIIYWSWDRENLRPRLGRIGKMIR encoded by the coding sequence ATGGATAACGTTATGCCGAATAAGAAAGAGCAGGAAACGGAGAAAATACAGGCAGGCAAGAAGTCGTTCTGGCGAGAGAACTTCGAAGCCATTCTCATCGCTTTGGTCCTGGCCCTTTTCATCAGGACCTTCGTGGTGCAGGCATTCAAAATTCCTTCCGGGTCCATGCTGGAAACCCTGCAGATCGGTGATCATATCCTGGTCAATAAATTTATATACGGAATCCATGTTCCGTTTACGAACGTATCCTTTCTCCATTTTTATAAACCTGAGAGGGGGGATATCATCGTCTTCAAGTACCCGAAGGATGAGAAAAGAGATTTCATCAAACGGGTGGTCGGCGTTTCGGGAGATACCGTGGAGGTCCGGGACAAGATCGTTTATGTCAACGGCGAGAGGCTTCGCGATGAGGACTTTGTGGCCCACAGGGATTCCGTCATGATACCGGGTCCTCGGGACAACTTCGGTCCGGTGACCGTACCGCAGGGCTGCTATTTTATGATGGGGGACAACCGGGACGGGAGTTACGACAGCCGGTTCTGGGGATACGTTAAAGAGGAAGAAATCCTCGGCAAGGCGCTGATCATCTACTGGTCATGGGACCGGGAGAATCTCAGGCCGAGGCTGGGGCGGATCGGGAAAATGATTCGTTAA